A stretch of Gammaproteobacteria bacterium DNA encodes these proteins:
- a CDS encoding enoyl-CoA hydratase/isomerase family protein, with amino-acid sequence MNEGEATANWSGWRTPGGDGLDNFVEIAYQKKTHLASGGGVARITLNKPDKMNTLTLATVDEMFRAFYDANHDPMVGVIIVAASGKHFGAGGDVEWERWGLREAFYNRYPHNRLMRMSRKPIIAQVQGYCLAGHNHMAYCCDFTIAADNAVFGQAGPRVSSPADGFFVPYLSKVVGAKKAREMWMLCRKYPAAQALEMGLVNCVVPLERLEAEVDQWCAEMLALSPGCLEVLKAAFDQEMDGYRDPCITSAGMYPDWFDMPEGKEGGAAFMAKRKPEFWDIRRREAEARAQLLADYEAQHKN; translated from the coding sequence ATGAATGAAGGCGAAGCGACAGCGAACTGGAGCGGGTGGCGCACCCCGGGTGGCGACGGGCTCGATAACTTTGTGGAGATTGCCTACCAGAAGAAGACCCACCTGGCGAGCGGCGGCGGCGTGGCCCGCATCACGCTGAACAAGCCCGACAAGATGAACACGCTGACGCTCGCCACCGTCGACGAGATGTTCCGTGCGTTCTACGACGCCAACCACGATCCCATGGTCGGTGTGATCATCGTCGCCGCCAGCGGCAAGCATTTCGGCGCCGGTGGCGATGTCGAATGGGAACGCTGGGGCCTGCGCGAGGCCTTCTACAACCGCTACCCGCACAACCGCTTGATGCGTATGTCGCGCAAACCGATCATTGCCCAGGTACAGGGTTATTGCCTTGCCGGTCACAACCACATGGCTTACTGCTGCGACTTCACCATCGCGGCCGACAACGCCGTGTTCGGCCAGGCTGGTCCGCGCGTCTCCTCGCCCGCCGACGGCTTCTTCGTGCCGTACCTGAGCAAGGTCGTGGGCGCGAAGAAGGCGCGCGAAATGTGGATGCTGTGCCGCAAGTATCCGGCGGCGCAGGCGCTCGAGATGGGGCTGGTCAACTGCGTGGTGCCGCTGGAGCGGCTCGAGGCGGAAGTCGATCAGTGGTGCGCGGAAATGCTGGCGCTCAGCCCGGGATGCCTGGAGGTGCTGAAAGCCGCGTTCGACCAGGAAATGGACGGTTACCGCGATCCGTGCATCACCTCGGCCGGGATGTACCCCGACTGGTTCGACATGCCCGAGGGCAAGGAAGGCGGTGCGGCATTCATGGCCAAGCGCAAGCCCGAATTCTGGGATATCCGCCGGCGCGAAGCCGAGGCGCGCGCGCAACTGCTCGCGGACTACGAGGCGCAGCACAAGAACTGA
- a CDS encoding CoA transferase → MARALEGIRVIDLTVWFQGPVSAQFLADFGADVIKVERPQGGDQARGVRSIKSLEIGDWNQYFLVINRNKKSLVIDLRKPEGQQIMYRLVEKSDVFLSNMSPELLDGWGLSWAKLKEINPRLVYATNTGYGRFGGVSRPSFDMTVQALTGIMARLGEPGQPPIYLGMGSGDAYGGIMSAFAIVLALYQRNRCGHGQCIDASLYGAQLYLAAPQLQSYLAGNGDRALQHSRRAAPNPLWNLYPTRGKWVYVCEPNEDARFRLLCAALGDGKLIGDPRFATAAARVANNVDLIAEFETLSAGLDHDTLLTRCAEHGVVAAPVNTLADVIKDPQAWDNDYLMKAYCEEVRREVDVRGLPVALSKTPGEVNTLGPQLGQDTELLMMDLLEYSWDEIEAFKAAGAIP, encoded by the coding sequence GTGGCAAGAGCATTGGAAGGCATTCGCGTCATCGACCTCACGGTCTGGTTCCAGGGCCCGGTGTCGGCGCAGTTCCTGGCCGATTTCGGCGCCGACGTGATCAAGGTCGAGCGCCCGCAGGGCGGTGATCAGGCACGCGGCGTGCGCAGCATCAAATCGCTGGAGATCGGCGACTGGAACCAGTATTTCCTGGTCATCAACCGCAACAAGAAAAGCCTGGTGATCGACCTGCGCAAGCCCGAGGGGCAGCAGATCATGTACCGCCTGGTGGAGAAATCCGATGTGTTCCTGTCGAACATGTCGCCCGAGTTGCTGGACGGCTGGGGCCTGTCGTGGGCGAAGCTGAAGGAGATCAATCCGCGCCTGGTCTATGCGACCAATACCGGCTACGGCCGCTTCGGCGGGGTATCGCGGCCATCGTTCGACATGACCGTGCAGGCGCTTACCGGCATCATGGCGCGTCTCGGCGAGCCCGGTCAGCCGCCGATCTACCTTGGCATGGGATCGGGTGATGCCTACGGCGGCATCATGTCGGCTTTTGCGATCGTGTTGGCCCTCTATCAGCGCAACCGCTGCGGCCATGGACAGTGCATCGATGCCTCGCTCTACGGCGCACAGCTCTACCTCGCGGCGCCGCAGTTGCAGTCCTATCTTGCCGGCAACGGTGACCGGGCACTGCAGCACTCGCGGCGCGCGGCGCCGAACCCGTTGTGGAATCTCTATCCGACCCGCGGCAAGTGGGTCTACGTATGCGAGCCGAACGAGGATGCGCGCTTCCGGCTGCTGTGTGCGGCGCTGGGTGATGGCAAGCTGATCGGGGATCCGCGTTTTGCGACCGCTGCGGCACGCGTGGCGAACAACGTCGACCTGATCGCGGAATTCGAGACGCTGAGCGCGGGGCTCGACCACGACACGCTGCTCACGCGCTGCGCGGAGCATGGGGTGGTGGCGGCACCGGTCAACACGCTGGCCGATGTAATCAAGGATCCGCAGGCCTGGGACAACGACTACCTGATGAAGGCCTACTGCGAGGAAGTGCGACGTGAGGTCGATGTGCGCGGCCTGCCGGTCGCGCTGTCGAAGACACCGGGCGAAGTGAACACGCTGGGTCCACAGCTGGGGCAGGACACGGAGCTGCTGATGATGGATCTGCTGGAATATTCCTGGGACGAAATCGAGGCATTCAAGGCTGCGGGCGCGATTCCCTGA
- a CDS encoding CoA transferase, producing the protein MSGALDDIVVLDLTRNFASSMAAAFLADFGARVIRFESLAGEARTTVSGTDAPLPGAWNHEADLIHRNKQSFALDPALERGRVVLAELVARCDVIVTDWPLAELAAFGLDYGSVVAQRGDIIVARISGFGPRGKDRDLPAIDELAAARTGMMPIVQQPGEPPVYAGAGAMHSAVLLAFGIVTALVHRQQSGEGQQVDTSLFAANMYSASLDLQAFLAIGKGDRLLNPISRLDVSNPMSGSLYPSADGRWVTLTMPDTDRWWPDLAASVGLDVADPRFDTHEKRCETNRLELIHALEEGFARAPGSHWRAQFAAKGMSADVIERFDYPANDPQARANRYIIGLDHPTHGALKSLGFPIFMSETPARLASLAPCRGQHTVELLHELLGYPAEKIHELGAEGVIA; encoded by the coding sequence ATGAGTGGTGCGCTGGACGATATCGTGGTGCTGGACCTGACGCGCAACTTCGCATCGTCCATGGCCGCTGCGTTCCTGGCTGATTTCGGCGCCCGCGTGATCCGTTTCGAATCGCTGGCAGGCGAAGCGCGCACTACCGTGAGCGGCACCGATGCGCCGCTGCCCGGCGCCTGGAACCACGAGGCCGACCTGATCCACCGCAACAAGCAGAGCTTCGCGCTCGACCCTGCGCTCGAACGCGGTCGCGTGGTGCTGGCCGAGCTGGTTGCGCGCTGCGACGTGATTGTCACCGACTGGCCGCTCGCGGAACTTGCCGCATTCGGTCTCGACTACGGCTCCGTGGTGGCGCAGCGCGGCGATATCATCGTGGCGCGTATTTCCGGCTTCGGGCCGCGCGGCAAGGATCGGGATCTGCCGGCGATCGACGAACTCGCGGCGGCGCGCACCGGCATGATGCCGATCGTGCAGCAGCCGGGCGAACCGCCGGTGTATGCCGGCGCCGGTGCGATGCACTCGGCGGTGCTGCTCGCTTTTGGCATCGTCACCGCGCTGGTGCATCGGCAGCAAAGCGGCGAGGGGCAGCAGGTCGACACCTCGCTGTTCGCAGCCAATATGTACAGTGCAAGTCTCGACCTGCAGGCCTTTCTCGCGATCGGCAAGGGCGATCGCCTGCTGAACCCGATCTCGCGTCTCGATGTGTCGAACCCGATGTCGGGTTCGCTGTACCCGAGTGCCGACGGGCGCTGGGTCACGCTGACGATGCCCGACACCGATCGCTGGTGGCCGGATCTCGCCGCGAGCGTCGGTCTCGACGTTGCTGACCCGCGCTTCGACACGCATGAGAAGCGCTGCGAGACCAATCGCCTCGAACTGATACACGCGCTCGAGGAAGGGTTCGCGCGCGCTCCCGGCAGCCACTGGCGCGCGCAGTTCGCCGCCAAGGGGATGTCGGCCGATGTGATCGAGCGCTTCGATTACCCGGCGAACGACCCCCAGGCACGGGCCAACCGCTACATCATCGGGCTCGATCACCCGACTCACGGTGCACTGAAGAGCCTGGGATTCCCGATCTTCATGAGCGAGACCCCGGCACGCCTGGCGAGCCTTGCGCCGTGCCGCGGACAGCACACCGTCGAATTGCTGCACGAGCTGCTGGGTTACCCGGCGGAGAAGATCCACGAACTCGGCGCCGAAGGCGTCATTGCCTGA
- a CDS encoding type II toxin-antitoxin system VapC family toxin gives MTSFVLDNSVAMRWLLASDKATDQRYAEAVLRSMTTAEAVVPNLWHLEAANVLLGACLRENVEIGEIERFTAQLENLRITVDALTANQVFGHTIALALAYRLSSYDAAYLELALREGLPLATLDKDLRRAARKSDVTIYLR, from the coding sequence ATGACCAGCTTTGTGCTGGACAATTCAGTCGCCATGCGCTGGTTGCTCGCCAGTGACAAGGCAACGGATCAGCGTTATGCCGAGGCTGTTTTGAGGTCCATGACGACTGCCGAGGCCGTCGTGCCCAATCTTTGGCATCTGGAAGCCGCGAATGTTCTGCTCGGTGCCTGTCTGCGCGAGAACGTCGAGATTGGAGAGATAGAGCGCTTCACCGCGCAGTTGGAGAATTTGCGCATAACGGTAGACGCACTGACGGCAAACCAGGTTTTCGGCCATACCATTGCCTTGGCGCTGGCTTATCGATTGAGCAGTTATGACGCCGCCTATCTGGAGTTGGCTCTGCGCGAGGGCTTGCCCCTTGCCACACTCGACAAGGATCTTCGCAGGGCCGCGAGAAAATCCGACGTGACTATTTACCTGCGCTGA
- a CDS encoding type II toxin-antitoxin system prevent-host-death family antitoxin, translated as MNEEIGSYDAKTKLPEILRRVEAGERFTITNRGKPVADLIPSRAGTDLRAEAAVTNMLKARKHVISSNELAELKERGRK; from the coding sequence ATGAATGAAGAAATCGGATCGTATGACGCTAAAACAAAGCTCCCGGAAATCCTTCGTCGCGTGGAAGCAGGAGAGAGATTCACGATCACCAATCGAGGCAAGCCGGTGGCGGATCTGATCCCCAGCCGCGCGGGTACCGATCTGCGTGCCGAAGCCGCTGTCACCAATATGCTGAAAGCCAGAAAGCATGTGATTTCCAGCAACGAGTTGGCCGAACTCAAGGAACGGGGTCGCAAATGA
- a CDS encoding enoyl-CoA hydratase/isomerase family protein, which yields MDQSITVQSLSEIAMQLTDAQDLECYSALFGQPLVLFEAKPDSLTLDATARATLHARLGELPCPVIALQAPDQHPPAAGLTDFTDLADVVVSSLREAQSLVRNIRANPLAAMVLVQLLRHNARVGMSDGLFAESLAFATLQGGAEFRAFLHSRAAAGATPVAPAPVDEPVVRLSRMDDVLGITLNQPERRNAFSIAMRDGLIEGLQLLAEDRSIRTAIIDGAGACFCTGGDLDEFGLAGDPAAAHAIRSTRNAGRLIAEQAARIECRVHRACIGSGIELPAFAGRIVARPDTIFQLPEITMGLIPGAGGTVSITRRIGRQRTAYMALSARRINAQTALAWGLVDALE from the coding sequence ATGGACCAGTCGATCACGGTGCAATCGCTGTCGGAAATCGCGATGCAACTCACCGACGCGCAGGATCTGGAGTGCTACTCAGCGCTGTTCGGGCAACCCCTGGTGCTGTTCGAGGCAAAACCAGACTCGCTGACCCTGGACGCCACGGCGCGCGCGACCTTGCATGCGCGCCTCGGCGAACTGCCGTGTCCGGTGATCGCGCTACAGGCGCCGGACCAACACCCGCCCGCCGCCGGGCTGACCGACTTCACCGACCTCGCGGATGTGGTGGTGAGCTCGCTCAGGGAAGCCCAATCACTGGTGCGCAACATCCGCGCCAATCCGCTCGCGGCGATGGTCCTGGTGCAGTTGTTGCGCCACAACGCGCGCGTCGGCATGAGCGACGGTCTGTTCGCGGAATCGCTGGCTTTTGCAACATTGCAGGGCGGCGCCGAGTTCCGCGCCTTCCTGCACTCGCGCGCGGCTGCCGGCGCCACGCCGGTGGCCCCGGCACCGGTTGATGAACCGGTGGTGCGACTCTCGCGCATGGACGATGTGCTCGGCATCACGCTGAACCAGCCCGAGCGGCGCAATGCATTTTCGATCGCCATGCGTGACGGTCTCATCGAAGGTTTGCAGTTGCTGGCCGAAGACCGCTCGATCAGGACCGCGATCATCGATGGCGCCGGTGCGTGCTTCTGTACCGGCGGCGACCTCGACGAATTCGGCCTCGCGGGTGACCCTGCCGCCGCGCACGCGATCCGCTCCACGCGCAATGCGGGCCGCCTGATCGCCGAGCAAGCCGCGCGCATCGAATGCCGCGTACACCGCGCCTGCATCGGCTCGGGTATCGAGCTGCCCGCCTTCGCCGGACGCATCGTGGCGCGCCCCGACACGATTTTCCAGCTGCCCGAAATCACCATGGGGCTGATACCCGGCGCCGGTGGCACCGTGAGCATTACCCGGCGCATCGGCCGTCAGCGCACGGCGTACATGGCGCTGTCGGCGCGGCGCATCAACGCGCAAACCGCCCTGGCCTGGGGCCTGGTCGACGCGCTCGAATAG
- a CDS encoding ferritin, which produces MTSVGYHEPLTELSEATRDMHRAIVSLMEELEAVDWYNQRADACKDPELRAILAHNRDEEKEHAAMVLEWIRRKDAVFSKELKEFLFTDKPIAHE; this is translated from the coding sequence ATGACAAGTGTTGGTTATCATGAACCCCTGACCGAGCTTTCCGAGGCGACGCGTGACATGCATCGCGCGATCGTTTCGCTGATGGAGGAACTCGAGGCGGTCGACTGGTACAACCAGCGCGCGGACGCCTGCAAGGATCCGGAACTGCGCGCGATCCTCGCGCACAACCGTGACGAGGAAAAGGAGCACGCGGCGATGGTGCTGGAGTGGATCCGGCGCAAGGATGCCGTTTTCTCGAAGGAACTCAAGGAGTTTCTGTTCACCGACAAACCGATCGCCCACGAGTAA
- a CDS encoding catalase, with amino-acid sequence MNKKLTTNSGCPVADNQNVMTAGPRGPQLLQDFWFLEKLAHFDREVIPERRMHAKGSGAYGTFTVTHDITKYTRARVFSAIGKKTELFSRMSTVAGERGAADAERDIRGFALKFYTEEGNWDLVGNNTPVFFLRDPLKFPDLNHAVKRDPRTNLRSARNNWDFWTSLPEALHQVTVVMSDRGIPASYRHMHGFGSHTFSFINARNERFWVKFHWRTQQGIRNLTDQEAEAAVGKCRETHQRDLYEAIERGDFPKWTLHVQVMPELDAAKVPYHPFDLTKVWPQKDYPLIEVGMIELNRNPENYFAEVEQAAFNPASIVPGIGFSPDKMLQGRLFSYSDTQRYRLGVNHHLIPVNAPRCPAHSYHRDGAMRVDGNHGSRLGYEPNSYGEWAEQPDFREPPLALDGAADHWNFREDDADYYSQPRALFRLMTPAQQQLLFENTARSIGDAPREVQLRHIRNCFKADPAYGEGVAKALGIAASEAS; translated from the coding sequence TTGAACAAGAAACTCACCACCAATTCCGGGTGTCCGGTTGCCGACAACCAGAACGTGATGACGGCCGGCCCGCGTGGCCCGCAGTTGCTGCAGGACTTCTGGTTCCTGGAAAAGCTCGCGCATTTCGATCGCGAGGTGATTCCCGAGCGGCGGATGCATGCCAAGGGGTCCGGCGCCTACGGCACATTCACCGTCACGCATGACATCACGAAGTACACGCGTGCCAGGGTCTTTTCCGCGATCGGCAAGAAAACCGAACTGTTCAGCCGCATGTCCACCGTGGCCGGTGAGCGCGGCGCCGCCGATGCCGAACGCGACATTCGCGGTTTTGCCCTCAAGTTCTACACCGAGGAAGGCAACTGGGACCTGGTGGGCAACAACACGCCGGTGTTCTTCCTGCGTGACCCGCTGAAATTCCCTGACCTCAACCACGCCGTGAAGCGCGACCCGCGCACGAACCTGCGCAGCGCGAGGAACAACTGGGACTTCTGGACCTCGCTGCCCGAGGCGTTGCACCAGGTCACCGTCGTGATGAGCGACCGCGGCATTCCCGCGAGCTATCGTCACATGCACGGCTTCGGCTCGCACACCTTCAGCTTCATCAATGCGCGGAACGAGCGCTTCTGGGTCAAGTTCCACTGGCGCACGCAGCAAGGCATCCGCAACCTGACCGACCAGGAAGCAGAGGCCGCGGTCGGCAAGTGCCGCGAGACGCACCAGCGCGACCTGTACGAAGCCATCGAGCGGGGCGACTTCCCCAAATGGACCCTCCACGTGCAGGTGATGCCGGAGCTGGACGCGGCGAAGGTGCCTTACCATCCCTTCGACCTGACCAAGGTATGGCCGCAGAAGGACTACCCGCTGATCGAGGTCGGCATGATCGAATTGAACCGCAATCCGGAGAATTATTTCGCCGAGGTCGAGCAGGCCGCGTTCAACCCCGCCAGTATCGTGCCGGGCATCGGCTTCTCGCCGGACAAGATGCTGCAGGGACGGCTCTTCTCCTACAGCGATACCCAGCGTTACCGGCTCGGCGTGAATCACCACCTGATTCCCGTCAACGCGCCGCGCTGCCCGGCACACAGCTACCATCGCGATGGTGCGATGCGGGTGGACGGCAACCACGGCAGCCGGCTCGGCTACGAGCCGAACAGTTACGGCGAATGGGCGGAGCAGCCCGATTTTCGCGAGCCACCGCTGGCGCTCGACGGTGCAGCCGATCACTGGAACTTCCGCGAGGACGATGCCGACTACTACTCGCAGCCGCGCGCGCTGTTCCGCCTGATGACGCCTGCGCAACAGCAGCTGCTGTTCGAGAACACCGCACGCTCGATCGGCGATGCGCCGCGTGAGGTCCAGTTGCGCCACATCCGCAACTGCTTCAAAGCGGACCCGGCCTATGGTGAAGGCGTGGCAAAGGCGCTGGGCATCGCCGCGAGCGAAGCCAGCTGA
- a CDS encoding acyl--CoA ligase, whose translation MNMMMLLEMAAEGFGERIAFVNGDDALTCRELFDAAGSAAALLQGSGARHLAMLDENSLACPLGLFASAWAGIPYVPINYRLSGPEIDALLERVTPCVLVTSPERAATFAGREGVEVRTREQFLAAARRGKDVAPAWSMDAEDIAVLLFTSGTTGVPKAAILRQKHLVSYILGSVEFCSAAEDDAALVCVPPYHVAGIAAVLSSVFAGRRVVQLANFSAETWLDLARRNRVSNAFVVPTMLARIVEALEGAASADLPQLRALSYGGGKMPLAVIERAMALFPATDFTNAYGLTETSSTIAVLGPQEHRDAVASNDPALRRRLVSVGRALPGVEIEIRSDEGQVLGPGERGEIYVRGEQVSGEYAGRASALDNDGWFPTRDAGSMDTDGYLFLEGRADDVIVRGGENLSPGEIEDVLLEHEAVSDVAVVGIPDEQWGEGVAAAVVLKSGRQADAAALQGWVRERLRSSRVPQCIEFWPALPYNETGKLLRRVVKAELAKNA comes from the coding sequence ATGAACATGATGATGTTGCTGGAGATGGCTGCCGAGGGTTTCGGCGAGCGCATCGCGTTCGTCAACGGGGACGATGCGCTGACTTGCCGGGAGCTGTTCGATGCGGCGGGCAGCGCGGCGGCGCTGTTGCAGGGCTCGGGCGCCAGGCACCTCGCGATGCTCGACGAGAATTCGCTCGCCTGCCCGCTGGGATTGTTTGCCAGTGCCTGGGCGGGCATCCCGTACGTGCCGATCAACTACCGCCTGAGCGGTCCGGAAATCGATGCGTTGCTGGAGCGGGTGACGCCTTGCGTGCTGGTAACGAGTCCGGAACGTGCCGCGACCTTCGCCGGGCGTGAAGGCGTGGAGGTGAGGACCCGCGAGCAATTTCTCGCCGCCGCGCGCAGGGGCAAAGATGTCGCGCCCGCGTGGTCGATGGATGCCGAGGACATTGCCGTGCTGCTTTTCACCAGCGGCACGACCGGGGTGCCGAAAGCGGCGATCCTGCGCCAGAAACACCTGGTCTCCTACATCCTGGGCTCGGTGGAATTCTGCTCCGCCGCCGAGGACGACGCCGCGCTGGTTTGCGTGCCACCCTATCACGTCGCCGGGATCGCGGCGGTACTGAGTTCGGTGTTTGCCGGGCGCCGGGTGGTGCAGCTGGCGAATTTCAGCGCCGAGACATGGCTCGATCTGGCGCGCCGCAACCGGGTCAGCAACGCCTTCGTGGTGCCGACCATGCTGGCGCGCATCGTCGAGGCGCTCGAGGGCGCGGCCTCGGCGGATCTGCCGCAATTGCGCGCGCTGTCCTATGGCGGCGGCAAGATGCCGCTCGCGGTGATCGAGCGCGCGATGGCATTGTTCCCCGCCACCGATTTCACCAATGCCTATGGCCTCACCGAGACCAGCTCCACGATTGCGGTGCTCGGGCCACAGGAGCACCGCGACGCCGTCGCCAGCAACGATCCCGCGCTGCGGCGCCGGCTGGTTTCGGTGGGACGTGCGTTGCCCGGTGTCGAGATCGAGATCCGCTCCGACGAGGGGCAGGTGCTGGGGCCGGGGGAACGCGGTGAAATTTATGTGCGTGGCGAACAGGTCTCGGGCGAATATGCCGGGCGCGCGAGCGCTCTGGACAACGACGGCTGGTTTCCGACCCGCGATGCGGGCAGCATGGACACCGACGGTTACCTGTTCCTGGAAGGGCGAGCGGATGACGTGATCGTGCGCGGCGGCGAGAACCTGTCGCCGGGGGAGATCGAGGACGTGTTGCTCGAGCACGAGGCGGTGTCCGACGTCGCGGTGGTCGGTATTCCCGATGAGCAATGGGGCGAGGGAGTGGCTGCCGCGGTGGTGCTGAAATCAGGCCGTCAGGCCGATGCGGCCGCGCTGCAGGGCTGGGTGCGCGAGCGCCTGCGCTCCTCGCGCGTGCCGCAGTGCATCGAGTTCTGGCCCGCGCTGCCCTACAACGAGACCGGCAAGCTGCTGCGGCGCGTGGTCAAGGCGGAGCTGGCGAAAAACGCCTGA
- a CDS encoding xanthine dehydrogenase family protein molybdopterin-binding subunit, with translation MAQGVGAALLEQYVYNENAQPLVSTFMDYLVPTINEVPMTTKAALVTPSPFAPLGAKGSGEGAMHTTPAAVVCAINDALAPLGVAVRETPASPQQVWSLIRAARAARDS, from the coding sequence GTGGCCCAGGGCGTGGGCGCGGCGCTGCTCGAGCAGTATGTCTACAACGAGAACGCGCAGCCGCTGGTGTCCACCTTCATGGACTACCTGGTACCGACGATCAACGAAGTGCCGATGACCACGAAAGCGGCGCTGGTGACGCCATCGCCGTTTGCGCCGCTCGGTGCCAAGGGTTCTGGCGAAGGCGCGATGCACACCACGCCAGCTGCCGTGGTCTGCGCGATCAATGACGCGCTGGCGCCGCTCGGGGTTGCGGTGCGCGAGACACCGGCCTCGCCGCAGCAGGTTTGGTCATTGATACGTGCCGCACGGGCGGCCCGCGACAGCTGA
- a CDS encoding xanthine dehydrogenase family protein molybdopterin-binding subunit has protein sequence MTTTIPTSLDQLPTTARRFVGKEVKRIEDRALVTGHAQFIDNFSLPDMLHCAVLRSPHPHARIVSVDTSRAAAHPGVHAVLSGADLERWCDPMITAPAGWGPYSLAVGKVRFVGEPVAAIAATSRYIAEDACELIDVEYELLAPTSDPYTALDPESALLYEENGSNLIQGRVFTWGDIDGVFAAADHEFSGKFRWNRVGANPMETFGCVCQWDLVENRLTCHGAYQTPSFMALGRAQTLRLQSNQVNVISHPQGGGFGGKGGPRGTDIAALLSRKAGGRPVKYIEDRVEYLLAGGGQSWDRHYDASLAVKADGTVTGFRVHLVDNQGASAEGYGTISVAKPLAAFTGCYRIEAAQYDMKLVTTNRAPSYPYRGYGPPPHNFVLESLMDIAARGLGLDPAELRRRNYIRPEQFPYTIPSGNEYDSGNYEATLDKVLEIADYRRLREEQASARAAGRLLGIGVVSTIEPGVFDWNAYRTVGVPGVGVPEGVSIGIDILGQITARVGFNLQGQGQYTIVAQLLADYFGVTMEEVRVVYADTDHAPPHFGPGGSRVGVAITGAVLGASAAIAEKLCAVAAVLLQVQPDQVELMDGCLRVKGVPGAQMPMAQVAGAMLARSDLLPPS, from the coding sequence ATGACGACGACAATCCCCACTTCGCTGGACCAGCTGCCGACCACTGCACGCCGTTTCGTGGGCAAGGAAGTCAAGCGGATCGAGGATCGCGCACTGGTAACCGGACACGCGCAATTCATCGACAATTTTTCCCTGCCTGACATGCTGCATTGCGCGGTCCTGCGCAGCCCGCATCCGCACGCGCGCATTGTGAGTGTCGACACCAGCAGGGCCGCAGCCCATCCCGGCGTGCACGCGGTGCTGAGTGGTGCCGATCTCGAGCGCTGGTGCGATCCGATGATCACCGCGCCGGCCGGCTGGGGGCCTTACAGCCTCGCGGTCGGCAAGGTGCGTTTCGTCGGCGAGCCGGTGGCCGCAATCGCGGCGACCAGTCGTTACATTGCGGAGGATGCCTGTGAACTGATCGATGTCGAATACGAGCTGCTGGCGCCAACGTCCGACCCCTACACGGCGCTGGACCCGGAGAGCGCGCTGCTCTACGAGGAGAACGGCAGCAACCTGATCCAGGGACGCGTGTTCACCTGGGGCGACATCGACGGGGTGTTCGCTGCGGCCGATCACGAGTTCAGCGGCAAGTTCCGCTGGAACCGTGTGGGCGCCAACCCCATGGAGACTTTCGGCTGCGTATGCCAGTGGGACCTGGTCGAAAACCGGCTGACCTGTCATGGTGCCTACCAGACCCCGAGTTTCATGGCGTTGGGCCGCGCCCAGACGCTGCGTCTGCAATCGAACCAGGTCAACGTGATCAGCCATCCCCAAGGCGGTGGTTTCGGTGGCAAGGGCGGACCGCGCGGTACGGATATCGCGGCGCTGCTGTCACGCAAGGCAGGGGGGCGCCCGGTCAAGTATATCGAGGATCGGGTGGAGTACCTGCTCGCGGGCGGCGGTCAGTCCTGGGATCGTCATTACGACGCTTCGCTCGCGGTAAAGGCCGATGGCACGGTAACGGGTTTCCGCGTGCACCTGGTCGATAACCAGGGCGCCAGCGCGGAGGGTTATGGCACGATCTCGGTTGCCAAGCCGCTCGCCGCCTTCACCGGCTGCTACCGCATCGAGGCGGCGCAATACGACATGAAGTTGGTGACCACGAATCGCGCGCCATCCTATCCGTATCGTGGCTACGGGCCGCCACCGCATAACTTCGTGCTCGAATCGCTGATGGACATTGCGGCGCGCGGGCTGGGTCTCGATCCTGCCGAGCTGCGTCGGCGCAACTACATCCGTCCGGAGCAGTTTCCCTATACCATTCCGAGCGGCAACGAGTACGACAGCGGCAATTACGAGGCGACACTCGACAAAGTGCTCGAGATCGCCGATTACCGACGCCTGCGCGAGGAACAGGCCAGCGCACGCGCTGCAGGCCGTCTGCTCGGCATCGGTGTGGTCAGCACCATCGAACCGGGCGTGTTCGACTGGAATGCCTACCGCACCGTCGGTGTGCCCGGCGTTGGTGTGCCCGAGGGCGTGAGCATCGGCATCGATATTCTTGGGCAGATCACGGCGCGGGTCGGCTTCAACCTGCAGGGACAGGGTCAGTACACTATCGTCGCGCAACTGCTGGCCGATTATTTCGGGGTGACGATGGAAGAGGTGCGCGTGGTCTACGCCGATACCGACCACGCACCGCCGCATTTCGGTCCTGGTGGTAGCCGTGTCGGCGTCGCGATCACCGGCGCGGTCCTTGGCGCCAGTGCCGCGATCGCGGAAAAACTGTGCGCGGTCGCCGCGGTACTGCTGCAGGTGCAGCCGGACCAGGTCGAGTTGATGGACGGCTGTCTGCGCGTGAAGGGTGTGCCTGGTGCGCAGATGCCAATGGCGCAGGTGGCCGGCGCGATGCTTGCGCGCAGCGATCTGCTGCCGCCCTCCTGA